The Sesamum indicum cultivar Zhongzhi No. 13 linkage group LG1, S_indicum_v1.0, whole genome shotgun sequence genome includes a window with the following:
- the LOC105161927 gene encoding protein PLANT CADMIUM RESISTANCE 2, with product MVLVDKPPAPTAPPIQQPGQQSYVVVQPPTLPTGIPIQPGPQVQSSVPAGPWSTGLCDCFSDVSNCCITCWCPCITFGQIAEIVDRGSTSCGASGALYALIAYITGCACIYSCFYRSRMRRLYMLPEDPCPDCLVHFCCEACALCQEYRELQHRGFDMSLGWHGNVERQNQGATMAPFVQGGMHR from the exons aTGGTTTTAGTGGATAAACCTCCGGCACCGACAGCGCCACCAATCCAGCAGCCGGGCCAACAGTCGTATGTCGTCGTCCAACCACCTACGCTGCCTACTGGCATACCAATCCAACCGGGACCTCAAGTTCAGAGCAGTGTTCCAGCTGGGCCTTGGTCCACCGGCCTTTGCGACTGCTTTTCTGATGTTTCTAACT GTTGCATAACATGTTGGTGTCCATGCATAACATTTGGACAGATTGCTGAAATTGTAGACCGAGGATCCACCt CTTGTGGAGCGAGTGGTGCATTATATGCTCTGATAGCGTACATAACAGGATGTGCATGCATATACTCGTGCTTCTACCGATCCAGGATGAGAAGGCTGTACATGCTGCCGGAGGATCCTTGCCCCGATTGTCTGGTCCACTTCTGCTGCGAGGCCTGCGCCTTGTGCCAAGAGTATCGTGAGCTCCAACACCGTGGATTCGACATGTCTCTTG GATGGCATGGAAATGTTGAGAGGCAAAATCAAGGAGCGACAATGGCCCCATTTGTTCAAGGAGGGATGCATAGATAA
- the LOC105159864 gene encoding endoglucanase 8, translating into MARISRHLPATIFPSFSTALLLFLLFVSNNLRHCAARGHDYHDALRKSILFFEGQRSGRLPPDQRIRWRKDSALHDGASAGVDLTGGYYDAGDNVKFGFPMAFTTTMLSWSIIDFGRNMGGGELGNAVRAVKWGTDYLLKATAHDGVVYVQVGDPLSDHNCWERPEDMDTLRTAYKIDANHPGSDVAGETAAALAAASIVFRSRDPSYSRLLLNRAIKVFEFADRHRGAYSNSLRYAVCPFYCDVNGYQDELLWGAAWLHKASRRREYREYIVRNEVVLRAGDTINEFGWDNKHAGINVLLSKEVLMGRANDLKSFQINADGFICSLLPGISHTQVQYSPGGLIFKAGGSNMQHVTSLSFLLLAYSNYLSHANHAVACGADSSASPALLKRLARRQVDYILGDNPLGISYMVGYGPRYPQRIHHRGSSLPSLDAHPTHIGCKAGSRYFLSPNPNPNVLVGAVVGGPNSSDAFPDSRPFFQESEPTTYINAPLVGLLAYFSAHP; encoded by the exons ATGGCGCGAATTTCTCGCCACCTCCCGGCAACAATTTTCCCGTCATTCTCCACCGccctcctcctcttcctcctctttgtTTCCAACAACCTCCGCCACTGCGCTGCACGCGGCCATGACTACCACGACGCCCTCCGCAAGAGCATTCTTTTCTTCGAGGGCCAACGCTCTGGCAGACTTCCTCCGGACCAACGCATCCGCTGGCGGAAAGACTCCGCATTACACGACGGAGCCTCCGCCGGA GTGGATTTGACAGGAGGGTACTATGATGCCGGCGATAACGTAAAATTCGGCTTCCCAATGGCATTCACCACCACAATGTTGTCATGGAGCATCATCGACTTCGGAAGAAACATGGGTGGTGGAGAGCTAGGAAATGCAGTGAGGGCAGTGAAATGGGGCACCGATTATTTGCTCAAGGCCACCGCACATGACGGCGTCGTCTACGTACAGGTTGGCGACCCCTTGTCGGACCATAACTGCTGGGAAAGGCCAGAAGATATGGACACACTGAGGACAGCGTACAAGATTGATGCCAACCACCCGGGGTCCGACGTCGCGGGGGAAACCGCCGCTGCTCTCGCTGCCGCCTCCATTGTTTTCCGCTCACGTGACCCCTCCTACTCTAGGCTTCTGCTAAATCGTGCCATTAAA GTATTTGAGTTCGCAGACAGGCACCGGGGTGCCTACAGTAACAGCCTACGCTATGCCGTCTGCCCTTTCTACTGTGACGTCAATGGTTACCAg GACGAATTGCTGTGGGGAGCGGCGTGGCTGCACAAGGCATCGCGGAGGCGGGAATACAGAGAGTACATAGTGAGGAACGAGGTGGTTTTGAGAGCTGGAGATACCATTAATGAATTCGGTTGGGATAACAAACACGCTGGCATTAATGTGCTCCTTTCCAAg GAAGTTTTAATGGGAAGAGCCAACGATTTAAAATCCTTCCAAATAAACGCGGATGGTTTTATCTGTTCCTTGTTGCCTGGAATTTCTCATACTCAGGTTCAGTATTCCCCAG GGGGACTGATCTTCAAGGCTGGAGGAAGTAACATGCAGCATGTCACATCCCTCTCCTTTCTGCTCCTTGCTTATTCTAATTATCTAAGCCACGCCAATCACGCTGTGGCATGTGGAGCCGACTCCTCTGCTTCCCCTGCTCTCCTCAAACGCTTGGCCAGGCGTCAGGTGGACTACATTCTGGGGGATAATCCATTGGGAATTTCGTACATGGTGGGGTATGGGCCACGCTATCCACAAAGAATCCACCACAGGGGGAGTTCATTACCATCTCTGGATGCCCACCCAACCCACATCGGCTGCAAAGCTGGCTCTCGTTACTTTCTCAGTCCAAACCCAAACCCCAATGTATTAGTTGGAGCAGTCGTAGGTGGCCCAAACAGCTCCGATGCTTTCCCGGATTCCAGGCCTTTCTTTCAGGAGTCAGAGCCCACCACATACATCAATGCACCATTAGTGGGCCTGCTCGCCTACTTTTCAGCCCATCCTTGA
- the LOC105159873 gene encoding 21 kDa protein-like, producing MTILPPFFLLILTFSSYTSLGAPTLNATDFIRTNCQITLYPQLCYHSLAGYANAIQQDPARLARVAVALSLSRAKSMTLYVANLSRQADYAADPRAASALHDCFSLLGDAVDQIRGSVKQMRRLTSGSGEELRFQLSNVQTWMSAALTNEDTCVDGFEDVEDGALMSDVCDRTLKVKEVTSNALALVNSFVAKVMVP from the coding sequence ATGACAATTCTGCctccatttttccttctcATCCTCACCTTCTCTTCTTATACCTCCCTCGGCGCCCCCACCCTCAACGCCACTGACTTCATTCGCACCAATTGCCAGATCACACTATATCCTCAACTCTGCTACCACTCTCTAGCCGGCTACGCCAATGCAATACAACAAGACCCCGCCCGCCTCGCCCGCGTAGCCGTCGCCCTCAGCCTCTCCCGCGCCAAGTCCATGACTCTTTACGTTGCCAACCTCTCCCGCCAAGCTGACTACGCGGCTGACCCCCGCGCCGCCTCCGCCCTGCACGACTGCTTCTCCCTCTTGGGTGATGCCGTGGACCAGATAAGAGGATCGGTCAAGCAGATGCGCCGGTTGACGTCAGGCTCCGGGGAGGAGCTGAGATTCCAGTTGAGCAATGTGCAGACATGGATGAGCGCCGCCCTGACGAATGAGGACACGTGTGTAGACGGATTCGAGGATGTGGAGGATGGGGCATTGATGTCGGACGTGTGCGACCGAACGTTGAAGGTGAAGGAGGTGACAAGCAATGCGCTGGCGCTGGTGAATAGCTTTGTTGCTAAGGTTATGGTCCCATGA